CGAGCAGCGTGGTGCCGTCGGTGGTGATGATGTCGTTCCCGATCTGATTCTTCAGGGCAGGGTGCTCGGCGAAGCGGATCACCTGGCTGGTGTCGCCCGGCAGGGTGAGATCGCCGCCGCGATAGTTCTTCACGACCTGCGGCTTGACGTCCTTGCCGGTGACGTCGGGCGAGGTGTCCATGTGCGAGCAGAAGCAGATCACCGGCACCTTCTTGTCGGTGTTGGCCGGGATCGTACCGTAGACGTAGCCGTAATCGTCGAGATGGGCGTCCTCAACGCCCATGGCTTTCAGCTCGGCGGCGAGCACGCGGCCGAGATCCTTCTGCTTCTCGGTCGAGGGCGAGTTAGGGGATTCCGGATCGGACTGGGTGTCGATGGTGACGTAGCGCAGGAAGCGCTCGGTCACGGTATGCGAGAATGTGAGGGAGGACATTTCTGGTCAAACCGCCGGGTCAGGGGAGAGAGGCGATATACCAGAAAAGCGGGCCGCGTTGCGGCCGGAACGCGACAGGATCAGACTTAACGAAACGTCATTGCTAGATCGCCTCTTTCAGCTCCTTGACGGGGCGGAACCCCACCTTCTTGCTGGCCTTGATGTGGATCGGCTCGCCGGTCGTGGGATTGCGGCCGGTGCGGGCGGCGCGCTTGCGGACCTGGAGGATGCCGAGGCCGACGATCCGGACGCGGTCGCCCTTCTTCAGGTGCTTGGTGATCAGCTCGACCATGTCGGTCAAAACGGCCTCGGCGCGCTTTTTCGACAGGTCCTGGCTCTCCGCGATGTCAGCGGCGAGGTGCTTGAGCGTGATGGTGGCGGGAGTGGCTGCCTTCTTTGCCGAATCTTTCTTAGCCATGTCTGGCCTCCTGATCCAATGACAGGGGTCCCCGGAAAAGCCGTGAAATGTGAGGGGGATCCTCTAGATCCTTGGAGGCGTAGACGATTCGGGCGCGGGCTGACTATGCCTCGGTCCAGCCGGCCGCCGGCAGCGGCAGGCGCAGCCACGAAAGGCATCGGGAAGTTCGGGTCAAGACTTTGAAGGGATTGCCAAAATGGCGCGAGAGACGGGGCTCGAACCCGCGACCTCCGGCGTGACAGGCCGGCGCTCTAACCAACTGAGCTACTCCCGCGTGGCTCGCTGAACGCGCGCGGAACGAGGGGGGACTTAAAGGCGGGGCTTGGTGAAGTCAAGGACGTTGCGCTTTGCCGGTGCATCTCGGCGAAGCATTGCTCTGGAAAACGAAAAGGCCGCCCGGAGGCGGCCATCGGTCAAGCCCGGAACAGGGCGTATCAGCGAATCTCAGAGGTGCCCGCGCTGGTCACCACCACCGGCTTGCCGGCTTTGATCACGTGGGTCGACTGGGCGGTCTGGGTGGAATCGGCGTTGGTGCGGGCTGCAATCCCGAAACCGGCCACTGCAATGCCGGCAATCAGCGCCACCACCACGATCTTCAGGTGGGTCGCACGATCAGCAGAGTGAATTGAATGGTTCATCTGAGCCTCCCGACGGGCTTTGCCGCCGTCTGTGGCTCCTCTTCTAGGGGCAGTCTGTTTCCGGATGGTTTCGCGGGTTCCGCAAAATGGTTTCATCTCCCCGCTTGGCGGGTTTCGCCGGGTGGGGGCTGGAGGCCGGTCTCAGACGGCGGCCCGGCCGATATCGTCCCGGATCGTGCGGGCGGCCCAGACGAACAGGGCGGCGCCGAGCGTGGTCGTGACCGCCGCCGAGAGCAGGGAATAGCGCACGGCGTCTGCGCCATAGCTGCCCTTCAGGGCGTCGTTGACCATTCCGACCGCGAGCGGGCCGACGCCCTGGCCGAAGCAGGTGGCAGTGAGCGCAATGAGGGCGGAGGCGAGCGCCCGCATGCTTGGTTTGGCCACGGTTTGCGCGATTGCGAAGATCGGTCCGAGGTGGAAGCCGACCAGGAACGAGGTGAGCGCCAGCATGGCCACCATCATCGCAAAGTCCTGCGTCAGCATGCACAGCGCGAACACGGGGCCGGCGAGGCCGGAGGTGATCGCGGGCGCCCACAGCTTCCAGCGGTCGTCGCGGCGGCCCACTTGCGCCACCACGAAGCCGCCGAGCAGGGTACCGGCCATGCCGGCCAGCCCCTTGAAGGTGCCGGCATAGGTGCCGATCTCGGCGCTCGTCAGATGGTGCACGCGCGCCAGGAACGGCGGGATCCAGGCCGCGGTCGCGTAGTTCGTGTAGGTGGTGAGGCAGAATCCGATCAACACGATCAGGAAGCTTCGCTGCGAGGCGAGGAAACGCAGCGTCGGTCCGAGCGGCTCGGGGACAAAGCTCTCCTGCATCGCGCCGCGCTTCGGCTCGGAGATCGTCAGCCACAGCACCAATGCGAGCAGCATGCCGGGCAGGCCGGCGGCGTAGAAGGCCATCCGCCAGCCATAGTGCTGGTTGACGTAGCCGCCGACGAAATAGCCGAGGAAGACGCCGAGATAGGTGCCGATGGCGTAGATGCCGAGCGCGCGCGGGCGCTCGTTCTTGGCGAAGAGATCGGCGACGATCGACTGCGAGGCCGGCGAGCCCGCGGACTCGCCGATGCCGACGCCGATGCGCGCCAGCGCCAGCGAGGTCAGGCTGGTGGCCGCGCCGCACAGGGCCGTCATCGCGCTCCAGAACGCGAAGGCGACGGCGACGATGTTGCGCCGGTTAAACCGGTCGGCGACACGCGCGATGGGGATGCCGAGCAGGGAATAGAACAGTGCAAAGCCGAAACCCGCGAGCAGGCCCATCATGGTGTCGCTGAGCGCGAACTCCTTCTTGATGGGCTCGATCAGCACGTTGAAGATCGTGCGGTCGAGGAAGTTCAGCGCGTAGATGATGGTGAGCAGCCCCAGCACGTAATAGCGCCGCGCCGAGGGTTTTGCCGCGGCAGCCGTTTGCACCGACATTTGTGACGTGACATCGACCATCGCTTCCCCCAATCCGTCTTTGTTGTCGTTGTCGGTCCGGCCCTCGTTGAGCCGGCTGAGTCAGCCTTCGCGGATGTAATTCCCCGCTTCGAACTCGACCGGCGGCGCGCCGCCATCGAACGAGACGCCGATCGGATCACGGCCTGCGGCGAGCGCGTCGAGCTGGTCGCTCAGCATGCGCCGGATCATGAGGATGCCGCGGTCGCTCTGGCCGAAGTGCTCCTCGGAGTGAACCGTTACATCGCCCTGGCCGACTTGGGCCTCATAGTCGCCCGGGAATTGCTGGTGCTCGGCTTCCGTCATGTCCCACCAGTACTTGCCGTTGAATTTCGAGCGCATGCGGCCGATGTCACCTGAATTCTTGACGCGGCCGGCGACATAGATGCGGAAGGACGTATCGTCGATCGGAAGTACCCAGCCGATCGACTCGACGCGGGCGAACTGCGCGACGCGCGGGTTCGGCACCACGCGCAGCGTCGGCAGCGCCGCCTCGCTGACGCGATAGAACACCTTGCCGTCGTCCTGCTTGCGCTCGGAGCGCACGAGGACGCCGCGCGGCGATTTCTCGAACTTCACCTCCGGGATCGACGCCATCATGTTGGTGAATTGCGGACCGGAGAACGAGCCGTGCAGCACCGGTACGTGGTAGGGATCGACCACGTTCTCGAAATGCTGGAGCCAGTTGCAGGGGATGATCGCGGGGCCACCGCCGCCGATTGAGGAATCATCGGCCTCGACCAGCTCGCCGTCGTCCATGTTCTCCAGGCACTCGTAAGCCGGCAGGACCGGACGCTTCTGCGCCGGGCCCATATAGGCGAAGATCAATCCGTAGCGCTCTTCGACCGGATACCAGGGCTGGCGCACCTTGTCCTTGAACTGGCCGCCATCAGGCTCGCAGGGCTGCTCCAGGCAGTGGCCCTCGGTGTCGAACTTCCAGCCGTGATAGCAGCAGCGGATGCCGTCCTCCTCGACCTTGCCGTAGTAAAGCGTGGTGCCGCGGTGACAGCAGCGCGCGTGCAGGAGGCCGGCGCGGCCATGCTTGTCGCGGAACAGCACGAGATCCTCGCCCAGCGCACGCACCTTCTTCGGTGTGTCGGTGGCGTCGCTGGTGAGCCCGACCGGATGCCAGTAGCGGCGGAGCAGTTCGCCCATCGGCGTGCCCCGCACGACCGAGGTGAGCTCGGTGCGTGTATGCGCCGGCTTCATCGCATAGGCCGTGCCGAGATCGCGATCCCGCTGGGTGATGGTCATGCTGGTCCTCCCGCTTGGGCCGTGCCGGCCGGGCTTCATTTCTCGCCTTGTCCGCAGTGAAAAATAAATCGATGACAATGTCAACGATCTTCCAAATGCCTCTTAGACGCATTCGGATGAGGCGGGGGGCCCACGGGGACCCGGACTTGGCAGGCCCCGGCTTTCTTGGCAGAGGTGGAACATGAGCCAGACCGAGTGCAGGGGCGGGTCGACGTCGTCGGACACGGGCGAGCGCGATCCGGCGGCGCCGATCACCGTGATGCTGTCGTCGCGGTTGATGGTGCTCGCCAATTTGCTCAAGCGGGGCGCCATCCTTCGCTACAAGCGTCTCACCGGGCTGAACTCGGTCGAGTTCGGCCTCGTCGCCTCGCTCGGCCGGCGGCCGCCGATGAGCGTGGCGCGGCTCGCCGAAGCCGTCGGCCAGGACAAGGGACAGATCAGCCGCGCGTTGGCAAATCTGTTGTCGCGCAAGCTGATCGCGAAAGCGGCAAATCCGAAGGACAGCCGCGAGGTGCTGATCTCGCTGACCGCGACTGGCCTCGCTGCGCATGATGCGATCGTCGAAGGCGCCCAGGAGCGCAATCGGCGGCTGCTGGAACATCTGAGCGAAGCCGAGTTCCACGCGCTATTGCAGCAGGTCGATCAGCTCACGGCGATCGCCGCCGAGATGCTCGAGATCGAGAAGAACTTGCGCTGACGTCTCGGCAATCCCTGGAAATATTGGAGCGCTTCTAAGAGTTCTTCTAAGAAGCATTCAATTAGCGAATTCGCGCGCGCTCACATAATCGTCATCACAAGCGCATGCGGCCGCGGGGGCTGGCGGCATGACGCATCAGAACATGCAGCTTTGGGGTGGCGCGATGAACAGTCTTAGAAGGCTGCGGTCGGCCGTGTTGGCGACCGCATCCGCTTTTGTCTTGGTGCCGCAGGCATCGTTCGCACAATCGTCGACGCAAGGCGGCGCGTCGACTTTGCCGTCGGTGACCGTCACCGCGCCGGAAGCGCGCCGCCGCGCGGTCGCAACCCCTCAGCGCCGCGCGCCGCGCTCGTCAGTGCAGCAGACCACCAACAGGAACAGGCCG
This genomic stretch from Bradyrhizobium sp. CCGB12 harbors:
- a CDS encoding HU family DNA-binding protein: MAKKDSAKKAATPATITLKHLAADIAESQDLSKKRAEAVLTDMVELITKHLKKGDRVRIVGLGILQVRKRAARTGRNPTTGEPIHIKASKKVGFRPVKELKEAI
- a CDS encoding MFS transporter; the protein is MVDVTSQMSVQTAAAAKPSARRYYVLGLLTIIYALNFLDRTIFNVLIEPIKKEFALSDTMMGLLAGFGFALFYSLLGIPIARVADRFNRRNIVAVAFAFWSAMTALCGAATSLTSLALARIGVGIGESAGSPASQSIVADLFAKNERPRALGIYAIGTYLGVFLGYFVGGYVNQHYGWRMAFYAAGLPGMLLALVLWLTISEPKRGAMQESFVPEPLGPTLRFLASQRSFLIVLIGFCLTTYTNYATAAWIPPFLARVHHLTSAEIGTYAGTFKGLAGMAGTLLGGFVVAQVGRRDDRWKLWAPAITSGLAGPVFALCMLTQDFAMMVAMLALTSFLVGFHLGPIFAIAQTVAKPSMRALASALIALTATCFGQGVGPLAVGMVNDALKGSYGADAVRYSLLSAAVTTTLGAALFVWAARTIRDDIGRAAV
- a CDS encoding aromatic ring-hydroxylating dioxygenase subunit alpha, with the translated sequence MTITQRDRDLGTAYAMKPAHTRTELTSVVRGTPMGELLRRYWHPVGLTSDATDTPKKVRALGEDLVLFRDKHGRAGLLHARCCHRGTTLYYGKVEEDGIRCCYHGWKFDTEGHCLEQPCEPDGGQFKDKVRQPWYPVEERYGLIFAYMGPAQKRPVLPAYECLENMDDGELVEADDSSIGGGGPAIIPCNWLQHFENVVDPYHVPVLHGSFSGPQFTNMMASIPEVKFEKSPRGVLVRSERKQDDGKVFYRVSEAALPTLRVVPNPRVAQFARVESIGWVLPIDDTSFRIYVAGRVKNSGDIGRMRSKFNGKYWWDMTEAEHQQFPGDYEAQVGQGDVTVHSEEHFGQSDRGILMIRRMLSDQLDALAAGRDPIGVSFDGGAPPVEFEAGNYIREG
- a CDS encoding MarR family winged helix-turn-helix transcriptional regulator, which codes for MSQTECRGGSTSSDTGERDPAAPITVMLSSRLMVLANLLKRGAILRYKRLTGLNSVEFGLVASLGRRPPMSVARLAEAVGQDKGQISRALANLLSRKLIAKAANPKDSREVLISLTATGLAAHDAIVEGAQERNRRLLEHLSEAEFHALLQQVDQLTAIAAEMLEIEKNLR